A single region of the Epinephelus moara isolate mb chromosome 14, YSFRI_EMoa_1.0, whole genome shotgun sequence genome encodes:
- the hikeshi gene encoding protein Hikeshi — MFGCLVAGRLVQTDAVQVASDKFVFNLPDYENVNHVVVFMLGTVPFPAGMGGAVYFSFPDPASGGSPVWQLLGFITNDKPSAIFKISGLKAGEGGAHPFGMMASSSSSPSVAQVGVSVEALDQLAQQIPVSSAAVSTVDSFLQFTQKMLDSLYNFASSFAVSQAQMTPNPSETFIPSSCVLKWYENFQRRLSQNPNFWKN, encoded by the coding sequence ATGTTCGGCTGTCTGGTCGCGGGCAGATTGGTGCAGACAGACGCGGTGCAGGTCGCCTCGGACAAGTTCGTGTTCAACCTGCCGGACTACGAGAACGTGAACCATGTGGTGGTGTTCATGCTAGGCACGGTGCCGTTCCCCGCCGGCATGGGGGGCGCAGTCTACTTCTCCTTCCCGGACCCGGCGAGCGGCGGCAGCCCGGTGTGGCAGCTCCTCGGCTTCATCACCAACGACAAGCCCAGTGCCATCTTCAAGATCTCCGGGCTGAAGGCCGGGGAGGGCGGGGCGCACCCCTTCGGCATGATGGCCTCCTCGTCGTCGTCGCCCTCCGTGGCCCAGGTCGGTGTGTCGGTGGAGGCTCTGGATCAGCTGGCCCAGCAGATCCCGGTGTCCAGCGCCGCCGTGTCCACCGTGGACTCCTTCCTGCAGTTCACCCAGAAGATGCTGGACAGTCTTTACAACTTCGCCTCGTCCTTCGCCGTGTCGCAGGCGCAGATGACGCCGAACCCCTCGGAGACCTTCATCCCATCCAGCTGCGTCCTCAAGTGGTATGAAAACTTCCAGAGGAGGTTGAGCCAGAACCCGAACTTCTGGAAGAACTGA